The following coding sequences lie in one Alosa alosa isolate M-15738 ecotype Scorff River chromosome 21, AALO_Geno_1.1, whole genome shotgun sequence genomic window:
- the LOC125286665 gene encoding uncharacterized protein LOC125286665 yields the protein MSRTVPHRAAFSATKRGASAQLELSAAAAGPTAPRDALRRFLLLKYIQTLLLPLGNELLLAVGALASLYTLLLLSSPHVSRKASVVLLGQLARADGLLLLRWGLGLEFGLGLGDMKLSLGCDGQATPWIVRGLLLEAHHLASLLLLSCVSLEALLVSHWAAESRHVRTAHHAGLVCTLIWTGVALQLGLQIVGCCSRDSNLEADEGSKSDMDGGLIRCFLQICATLAPLSHVLMQGLQALLWVANTWVLYKVFYRKTQKGKSCFH from the exons ATGAGTCGGACTGTACCACACAGGGCGGCTTTCAGCGCTACAAAGAGAGGAGCCAGTGCACAGCT TGAGCTCTCAGCAGCCGCGGCTGGTCCGACAGCCCCTCGCGATGCCCTGAGGAGATTCCTCCTGCTGAAGTATATCCAgacgctgctgctgccactgggcAACGAGCTGCTGCTGGCCGTGGGTGCGCTGGCCAGCCTCTACACCCTCCTGCTGCTCTCCTCGCCGCACGTCTCCCGCAAGGCTTCTGTCGTGCTGCTGGGCCAGCTGGCCAGGGCTGACGGCCTGCTGCTGCTACGCTGGGGCCTGGGCCTCGAGTTCGGTCTCGGGCTGGGCGACATGAAGCTTTCCCTGGGTTGTGATGGGCAGGCAACCCCCTGGATCGTTCGGGGCCTGCTGCTGGAGGCCCACCACCTGGCCAGCTTGCTGCTGCTGAGCTGCGTGAGCCTGGAGGCACTGCTGGTGAGCCACTGGGCGGCCGAGTCGCGCCACGTGCGAACGGCACATCACGCAGGACTCGTCTGCACCCTCATATGGACCGGAGTGGCGTTGCAGCTGGGCTTACAGATAGTAGGATGCTGCTCGCGGGACTCAAACTTGGAGGCAGACGAGGGCTCAAAATCAGACATGGACGGGGGGTTAATCAGGTGTTTCCTGCAGATTTGTGCCACTCTGGCTCCACTCTCGCATGTGCTGATGCAAGGTTTACAAGCGCTGCTCTGGGTGGCGAACACTTGGGTGCTTTATAAAGTCTTTTACCGTAAGACACAGAAAGGGAAGAGCTGTTTCCACTAG